A portion of the Hoylesella buccalis ATCC 35310 genome contains these proteins:
- a CDS encoding TraG family conjugative transposon ATPase, giving the protein MRNTSKMTTLENRFPLLAVEHGCIISKDADITVAFEVELPELYTVTGAEYEAIHSCWCKAIKVLPDYSVVHKQDWFIKERYKPELQKDDMSFLSRSFERHFNERPYLKHTCYLYLTKTTKERNRMQSNFSTLCRGHIIPKELDRETTTKFLEACEQFERIMNDSGLVRLRRLSTDEIVGTEGKTGLIERYFSLMPEGDTTLQDIELSAREMRIGDNRLCLHTLSDAEDLPGKVATDTRYEKLSTDRSDCRLSFASPVGLLLSCNHIYNQYVLIDNSEETLQKFEKSARNMQSLSRYSRSNSINREWIDQYLNEAHSYGLTSVRAHFNVMAWSDDAEELKHIKNDVGSQLASMECVPRHNTIDCPTLYWAAIPGNAADFPAEESFHTFIEQAVCLFTEETNYRSSLSPFGIKMVDRLTGKPLHLDISDLPMKRGITTNRNKFVLGPSGSGKSFFMNHLVRQYYEQGAHVVLVDTGNSYQGLCGMIRRKTGGADGVYFTYTEDKPISFNPFYTDDYIFDVEKKDSIKTLLLTLWKSEDDKVTKTESGELGSAVSAYIERIQSDRSIVPSFNTFYEYMRDDYRKELAQRDIKVEKSDFNIDNMLTTMRQYYRGGRYDFLLNSTENIDLLGKRFIVFEIDSIKENRELFPVVTIIIMEAFINKMRRLKGVRKQLIVEEAWKALSSANMAEYLRYMYKTVRKYYGEAIVVTQEVDDIISSPVVKESIINNSDCKILLDQRKYMNKFDQIQALLGLTEKEKSQILSINMANNPSRLYKEVWIGLGGTQSAVYATEVSAEEYLAYTTEETEKVEVYRLAEKLGDDIEAAIRQLAERRRNKE; this is encoded by the coding sequence ATGAGGAATACATCGAAAATGACAACACTGGAAAACAGGTTCCCACTTTTAGCGGTGGAGCATGGCTGCATCATCTCAAAGGACGCCGACATCACGGTGGCTTTCGAGGTGGAACTACCGGAACTTTACACCGTGACGGGTGCGGAGTACGAGGCGATACACAGTTGCTGGTGCAAGGCTATCAAGGTGCTGCCGGACTACTCCGTCGTCCACAAACAGGACTGGTTCATCAAGGAACGCTACAAACCGGAGCTTCAGAAGGACGACATGAGCTTTTTAAGCCGCTCTTTCGAGCGTCACTTCAACGAGCGTCCGTACCTGAAACACACCTGCTACCTCTACCTGACCAAGACAACAAAGGAGCGTAACCGGATGCAGAGCAATTTCAGCACGCTGTGCCGGGGACATATCATCCCGAAGGAGCTGGACAGGGAAACCACGACCAAGTTCTTGGAAGCCTGCGAACAGTTCGAGCGCATCATGAACGACAGCGGGCTTGTCAGGCTGCGCCGCCTCTCCACCGATGAGATTGTGGGTACTGAGGGAAAGACGGGACTTATTGAACGCTACTTCTCGCTCATGCCGGAAGGTGACACCACCTTGCAGGACATCGAGCTTTCGGCAAGGGAGATGCGCATCGGCGACAACCGCCTGTGTCTGCACACCCTCTCCGACGCGGAAGACCTGCCGGGCAAGGTGGCTACCGACACCCGTTACGAGAAGCTCTCCACCGACCGGAGTGACTGCCGACTGTCATTCGCCTCCCCGGTGGGGCTTCTGCTCTCCTGCAACCATATCTACAACCAGTATGTGCTGATAGACAACAGTGAGGAAACCTTGCAGAAGTTCGAGAAGTCCGCCCGTAACATGCAGTCGCTATCTCGCTATTCAAGGAGCAACAGCATCAACCGCGAGTGGATAGACCAATACCTGAACGAAGCCCATTCCTACGGACTGACCTCGGTACGGGCACACTTCAACGTCATGGCGTGGAGCGACGATGCGGAGGAACTGAAGCATATCAAGAACGACGTGGGCAGCCAGTTGGCAAGCATGGAATGCGTGCCGCGCCACAACACCATCGACTGCCCGACACTCTACTGGGCGGCGATACCCGGCAATGCGGCGGACTTCCCGGCGGAAGAGAGTTTCCACACCTTCATCGAACAGGCGGTGTGCCTGTTCACAGAGGAAACCAACTACCGCAGCTCGCTCTCGCCCTTCGGCATCAAGATGGTGGACAGGCTCACGGGAAAACCGCTGCACCTTGACATCTCCGACCTGCCCATGAAGCGAGGTATCACGACCAACCGCAACAAGTTCGTGCTGGGTCCTTCGGGCAGCGGCAAGTCTTTCTTCATGAACCACCTCGTGCGCCAATATTATGAGCAAGGCGCACATGTGGTATTGGTGGACACGGGAAACTCCTATCAGGGCTTGTGCGGCATGATCCGACGCAAGACAGGCGGAGCGGACGGTGTGTATTTCACCTACACGGAAGATAAGCCCATCAGCTTCAACCCGTTCTACACCGACGATTACATCTTCGACGTGGAGAAGAAGGACAGCATCAAGACCCTGTTGCTGACGCTCTGGAAGTCGGAGGACGACAAGGTGACAAAGACGGAGAGCGGCGAGCTGGGCAGTGCCGTGAGTGCCTATATTGAGCGCATCCAATCCGACCGTAGCATCGTGCCGTCGTTCAACACCTTCTACGAGTATATGCGTGACGACTACCGCAAGGAACTGGCACAGCGTGACATCAAGGTGGAGAAGTCCGACTTCAACATCGACAACATGCTCACCACCATGCGGCAGTATTACCGGGGCGGGCGTTACGATTTCCTGCTCAACTCCACGGAGAACATCGACCTGCTCGGCAAGCGGTTCATCGTCTTCGAGATAGATTCGATTAAAGAAAACCGCGAACTGTTCCCCGTCGTGACCATCATCATCATGGAAGCCTTCATCAACAAGATGCGGCGGCTGAAAGGCGTGCGGAAACAGCTTATCGTGGAAGAGGCTTGGAAGGCCCTCTCATCGGCGAACATGGCTGAATATCTGCGCTATATGTATAAGACGGTCAGAAAATATTACGGCGAGGCAATCGTGGTGACGCAGGAGGTGGACGACATTATCAGTTCTCCGGTGGTCAAAGAGAGCATTATCAACAACTCGGATTGTAAAATCCTGCTTGACCAAAGGAAATATATGAACAAGTTCGACCAGATACAGGCGTTGCTCGGACTGACGGAAAAGGAGAAGTCGCAGATACTCTCCATCAACATGGCGAACAACCCTTCACGGCTCTACAAGGAGGTGTGGATAGGCTTGGGCGGCACGCAGTCGGCGGTCTATGCCACGGAGGTCAGCGCGGAAGAGTATCTGGCGTACACCACCGAGGAAACGGAAAAAGTGGAGGTTTACCGTCTGGCGGAGAAGCTGGGCGACGACATCGAAGCCGCCATCCGGCAGCTTGCCGAAAGGCGGAGAAACAAGGAATAA
- a CDS encoding DUF3876 domain-containing protein, which produces MNLPKVKMLQVSKCLIGLAVMMLQSCDVADNRRDMLCGNWESVEGKPDVLIYKEGEAYKVTVFRRSGLRRKLKPETYLLQEENGNLFMNTGFRIDVSYNEATDVLTFSPNGDYVRVKPQPGHPTEE; this is translated from the coding sequence ATGAATTTACCAAAAGTGAAAATGCTGCAAGTCAGCAAGTGCCTTATCGGATTGGCGGTCATGATGCTGCAATCCTGCGACGTGGCCGACAACCGCCGCGACATGCTGTGCGGGAACTGGGAGAGCGTGGAGGGAAAACCTGACGTGCTTATCTACAAGGAGGGCGAAGCCTACAAAGTGACGGTGTTCCGTCGTAGCGGTCTGCGCCGCAAGCTCAAGCCGGAAACCTATCTCTTGCAGGAGGAGAACGGCAACCTGTTCATGAACACCGGCTTCCGCATCGACGTGTCCTACAACGAGGCCACGGATGTGCTGACTTTCTCGCCAAACGGGGACTATGTGCGGGTGAAGCCGCAGCCGGGACATCCGACCGAAGAATAA
- a CDS encoding DUF4141 domain-containing protein: protein MRTRITMIICLCLLFAGRASAQWVVSDPGNLAQGIINASKNIIHTSKTATNMVSNFQETVKIYQQGKKYYDALKSVNNLVKDARKVQQTILMVGDITDIYVNSFQRMLRDGNFRPEELSAIAFGYTKLLEESNEVLTELRNVVNITTLSMTDKERMDVVERCHSKMKRYRNLVSYYTNKNISVSYLRAKKKNDLDRIMGLYGNMNERYW, encoded by the coding sequence ATGAGAACAAGAATAACAATGATTATCTGCCTGTGCCTGCTTTTCGCGGGCAGGGCAAGCGCACAGTGGGTCGTAAGCGATCCGGGCAATCTAGCGCAGGGCATCATCAATGCCTCCAAAAACATCATCCATACCTCCAAGACCGCCACGAACATGGTGAGCAACTTTCAGGAGACGGTGAAAATCTATCAGCAGGGCAAGAAGTATTACGATGCCCTCAAATCGGTGAACAATCTGGTCAAGGACGCCCGCAAGGTGCAGCAGACCATCCTGATGGTGGGCGACATCACAGACATCTATGTGAACAGTTTCCAACGGATGCTCCGTGACGGGAATTTCAGACCCGAAGAGCTTTCCGCAATCGCTTTCGGCTACACGAAACTGCTGGAGGAAAGCAACGAAGTGTTGACGGAACTCAGGAACGTGGTGAACATCACCACGCTCTCCATGACCGACAAGGAGCGCATGGACGTGGTGGAACGCTGCCACTCGAAGATGAAGCGTTACCGCAACCTCGTGAGCTACTACACGAACAAGAACATCTCCGTGAGTTACCTGCGTGCGAAAAAGAAGAACGACCTCGACCGCATCATGGGGCTGTACGGGAACATGAACGAAAGATACTGGTAG
- the traJ gene encoding conjugative transposon protein TraJ, whose protein sequence is MKFDNLHQILRSLYEQMMPLCGDMAGVAKGIAGLGALFYVAYRVWQSLARAEPIDVFPMLRPFAIGLCIMFFPTVVLGTINSILSPVVQGTAKMLEAETLDMNRYREQKDKLEYEAMVRNPETAYLVSNEEFDKQLEELGWSPSDMVTMAGMYIDRGMYNMKKSIRDFFREILELLFQAAALVIDTVRTFFLVVLAILGPIAFALSVWDGFQNTLTQWICRYIQVYLWLPVSDMFSTILAKIQVLMLQNDIERMQADPNFSLDSSDGVYIVFLCIGIIGYFTIPTVAGWIIQAGGMGGYGRNVNQMAGRAGSMAGSVAGAAAGNAVGRVGKLLK, encoded by the coding sequence ATGAAGTTCGACAACCTTCATCAGATTTTACGTTCACTTTATGAGCAGATGATGCCGCTGTGTGGGGACATGGCTGGTGTGGCGAAAGGCATCGCCGGGCTGGGTGCGCTGTTCTACGTCGCCTACCGGGTATGGCAGTCGCTGGCGAGAGCTGAACCGATAGACGTATTCCCGATGCTCCGTCCTTTTGCCATCGGTCTGTGCATCATGTTCTTCCCGACTGTGGTGCTGGGCACGATAAACAGCATCCTCTCACCCGTCGTACAGGGCACGGCAAAGATGCTGGAGGCGGAAACGCTGGACATGAACCGATACCGGGAGCAGAAGGACAAACTGGAATACGAGGCGATGGTACGCAACCCCGAAACCGCCTACCTCGTGTCCAACGAGGAATTTGACAAGCAACTGGAGGAACTCGGCTGGTCGCCCTCCGACATGGTGACGATGGCGGGAATGTATATCGACCGGGGAATGTACAACATGAAGAAGAGCATCCGCGACTTCTTCCGCGAGATACTCGAACTGCTGTTCCAAGCCGCCGCCCTCGTGATAGACACCGTCCGCACCTTCTTTCTCGTGGTGCTGGCGATTCTCGGTCCGATAGCCTTCGCCCTGTCGGTATGGGACGGTTTCCAAAACACGCTCACGCAGTGGATATGCCGCTATATACAGGTCTATCTGTGGCTACCGGTATCGGACATGTTCAGCACCATACTGGCGAAGATACAGGTTCTGATGCTGCAAAACGACATCGAGCGGATGCAGGCAGACCCGAACTTCTCGCTGGATTCGAGCGACGGGGTGTATATCGTATTCCTCTGCATCGGCATCATCGGCTACTTTACCATTCCCACCGTTGCGGGCTGGATTATCCAAGCCGGAGGCATGGGCGGTTACGGTCGCAACGTGAACCAGATGGCGGGACGAGCCGGAAGCATGGCGGGCAGCGTGGCGGGTGCAGCCGCAGGAAACGCAGTCGGACGTGTCGGCAAATTGCTGAAATAA
- the traK gene encoding conjugative transposon protein TraK: MEFKSLRNIESSFRQIRLFGIVFLSLCAVVTVWSVWNSYRFAEKQREKIYVLDNGKSLMLALSQDLSQNRPAEAREHVRRFHEMFFTLSPEKSAIEHNVKRALLLADKSVYHYYSDFAEKGYYNRIIAGNINQVLKVDSVVCDFNAYPYRAVTYATQKIIRQSNVTERSLVTTCRLLNASRSDDNPNGFTIEGFTIIENKDLQTIKR, encoded by the coding sequence ATGGAATTCAAATCACTTAGAAACATCGAATCGTCGTTCAGGCAGATACGCCTGTTCGGTATCGTCTTCCTCTCGCTGTGCGCCGTGGTGACGGTGTGGAGCGTGTGGAACTCCTACCGTTTCGCAGAGAAGCAACGGGAGAAAATCTATGTGCTGGACAACGGCAAGAGCCTGATGCTCGCCTTGTCTCAGGATTTGTCGCAGAACCGCCCGGCGGAGGCACGGGAACATGTGCGCCGTTTCCACGAGATGTTCTTCACGCTATCACCTGAAAAAAGCGCGATTGAACACAACGTGAAACGTGCCTTGCTGCTGGCGGACAAGAGCGTGTACCACTATTATTCGGACTTCGCGGAGAAGGGGTACTACAACCGCATCATCGCCGGGAACATCAACCAAGTGCTGAAGGTGGACAGCGTGGTGTGCGACTTCAACGCCTATCCCTACCGTGCCGTGACCTACGCCACACAGAAAATCATCCGGCAGAGCAACGTCACCGAGCGCAGCCTCGTGACCACCTGCCGCCTGCTGAACGCATCGCGGTCGGATGACAACCCGAACGGTTTTACCATCGAGGGTTTCACCATCATTGAGAACAAGGATTTACAGACTATCAAACGGTAA
- the traM gene encoding conjugative transposon protein TraM, with product MEQTKNEPTKENKAAPETGKPKKEREPLTEAQRLKRQKMIVLPAMVLVFIGAMWLIFAPSSGKEQPPGTDGYNTEMPDADKANRQIIGDKLKAYEHGEMEERQESRNRAIGQLGDMFDREIAGTENGVDFDLANPGGKEERAKPATPQTIQSSAAAYRDLNATLGNFYDQPKNDNAEMDELLERIASLESELESERGKASSMDEQVALMEKSYELAAKYMGGQNGGQPSAEQRAEPTTVQKGKKNKAMPIRQVEHQVVSSLSQPMSNAEFVAALSQERNRGFNTAVGTAEVLDRNTIPACVHGAQSVTDGQTVRLRLLEPMAVAGRTIPRGAVVVGTGKIQGERLDIEITSLEYDGTIIPVELAVYDTDGQPGIFIPNSMEMNAVREVAANMGGSLGSSINISTNAGAQLASDLGKGLIQGTSQYIAKKMRTVKVHLKAGYRVMLYQEKY from the coding sequence ATGGAACAGACAAAGAATGAACCGACGAAAGAGAACAAAGCTGCTCCCGAAACGGGGAAACCGAAAAAGGAGCGCGAACCGCTGACAGAGGCGCAACGGCTGAAACGGCAGAAGATGATCGTGCTGCCCGCTATGGTGTTGGTGTTCATCGGGGCGATGTGGCTGATATTCGCCCCGTCCTCCGGCAAGGAGCAACCGCCGGGAACGGACGGATACAACACCGAGATGCCCGACGCTGACAAGGCGAACCGGCAGATTATCGGCGACAAGCTGAAAGCCTACGAGCATGGGGAGATGGAAGAGCGTCAGGAGAGCCGCAACCGTGCCATCGGGCAGCTGGGCGACATGTTCGACCGCGAGATAGCGGGAACGGAGAACGGAGTGGACTTCGACCTCGCCAATCCGGGCGGCAAGGAAGAAAGGGCAAAGCCAGCCACGCCGCAGACCATCCAGTCCTCCGCAGCCGCCTACCGTGACCTGAACGCCACGCTCGGAAACTTCTACGACCAGCCGAAAAACGACAATGCGGAGATGGACGAATTGTTGGAGCGCATCGCATCGCTGGAGTCGGAACTGGAAAGCGAGAGGGGCAAGGCTTCCTCTATGGACGAGCAGGTGGCTCTTATGGAGAAGTCCTACGAGCTGGCGGCAAAGTACATGGGCGGTCAGAACGGAGGACAGCCATCGGCGGAACAGAGGGCAGAGCCAACTACCGTGCAGAAAGGGAAGAAGAACAAGGCAATGCCTATCAGACAGGTGGAGCATCAAGTAGTTTCTTCACTCTCACAGCCTATGAGTAACGCGGAGTTTGTCGCCGCCTTATCGCAGGAACGCAACCGGGGTTTCAACACGGCTGTCGGCACGGCGGAGGTATTGGACAGGAACACCATACCGGCGTGCGTGCATGGGGCGCAGAGCGTGACGGACGGGCAGACGGTAAGGCTGCGCCTGCTGGAGCCTATGGCGGTGGCAGGCAGGACAATACCCCGGGGTGCGGTGGTGGTCGGCACGGGCAAGATACAGGGTGAGCGGCTCGACATCGAGATTACCTCGCTGGAATACGACGGCACGATTATCCCCGTGGAGCTTGCGGTCTATGACACGGACGGACAGCCCGGCATCTTCATCCCGAACTCGATGGAGATGAACGCCGTCCGGGAGGTCGCCGCCAACATGGGCGGCTCGCTGGGAAGCAGCATCAACATCTCCACCAATGCCGGGGCGCAGCTCGCCTCCGACTTGGGCAAGGGGCTGATACAAGGCACGAGCCAGTACATCGCCAAAAAGATGCGAACCGTCAAGGTGCATCTGAAAGCCGGGTACAGGGTCATGCTTTACCAAGAAAAATATTGA
- the traN gene encoding conjugative transposon protein TraN — MRKVIIMFALAMGIITANAQENVTVETTNGSEQPTLTKEVYPQKEADGDLYHGLSRKLTFDRMIPPHGLEVTYDKTVHVIFPAEVRYVDLGSPDLIAGKADGAENIIRVKATVRNFPNETNMSVITEDGSFYTFNVKYAAEPLLLNVEMCDFIHDGSTVNRPNNAQEIYLKELGSESPMLVRLIMKSIHKQNKREVKHIGCKRFGIQYLLKGIYTHNGLLYFHTEIKNQSNVPFDVDYITWKIVDKKVAKRTAVQEQIILPLRAQNYATLVPGKKSERTVFTMAKFTIPDDKCLVVELNEKNGGRHQSFVIENEDLVRAGTINELQVR, encoded by the coding sequence ATGAGAAAAGTAATCATCATGTTTGCCCTCGCTATGGGCATCATAACTGCCAACGCGCAGGAGAATGTAACCGTTGAAACGACCAACGGAAGTGAACAACCGACCTTGACGAAGGAGGTCTATCCGCAGAAGGAGGCGGACGGCGACCTATATCACGGGCTGTCACGCAAGCTGACCTTCGACCGCATGATACCGCCGCACGGTCTGGAAGTGACCTACGACAAGACCGTCCACGTCATTTTTCCGGCGGAGGTGCGCTATGTCGATTTAGGCTCGCCCGACCTGATTGCCGGGAAAGCCGACGGAGCGGAGAACATCATCCGTGTGAAGGCTACCGTAAGGAATTTTCCCAACGAAACGAATATGTCCGTCATCACGGAGGACGGCAGTTTCTACACCTTCAACGTGAAGTACGCCGCCGAACCGCTGTTGCTCAACGTGGAGATGTGCGACTTCATCCATGACGGCAGCACGGTGAACCGCCCGAACAACGCGCAGGAAATCTATCTGAAAGAGCTGGGCAGCGAAAGCCCGATGCTGGTGCGCCTTATCATGAAGTCCATCCACAAACAGAACAAGCGCGAGGTGAAGCATATCGGCTGCAAGCGTTTCGGCATCCAATACCTGTTGAAAGGCATCTACACGCACAACGGCTTGCTTTATTTCCACACGGAGATAAAGAACCAGAGCAACGTGCCTTTCGATGTGGACTACATCACTTGGAAAATCGTGGACAAGAAGGTTGCGAAGCGTACTGCCGTGCAGGAGCAGATTATTCTGCCGCTCCGCGCGCAGAACTACGCCACCCTCGTGCCGGGCAAAAAGAGCGAGCGCACGGTCTTCACGATGGCGAAGTTCACCATCCCCGATGACAAGTGCCTCGTGGTGGAATTGAACGAGAAGAACGGCGGCCGTCACCAGTCCTTCGTGATTGAGAACGAGGATTTGGTACGCGCGGGTACCATCAACGAACTTCAAGTACGCTGA
- a CDS encoding conjugal transfer protein TraO, whose amino-acid sequence MRKYIAIIIASLALFTGQAHAQRCLPKMQGIEVRADMADGFNLGGKDGGYSFGAALSTYTKKGNKWVFGGEYLLKNNPYKDTKIPVAQFTAEGGYYFKILSDARKIVFVYAGASALAGYEAVNWGKKVLHDGSTLHDRDAFIYGGALTLDVECYVADRIALLANLRERCLWGGDTRKFHTQFGVGIKFIIN is encoded by the coding sequence ATGAGAAAGTACATCGCAATAATCATCGCGTCGCTTGCCCTTTTTACAGGGCAGGCGCACGCCCAGCGGTGTCTGCCGAAGATGCAGGGCATCGAGGTGAGGGCGGACATGGCGGACGGCTTCAATCTCGGCGGCAAGGACGGCGGGTACAGCTTCGGGGCGGCTCTCTCCACCTACACGAAGAAGGGGAACAAGTGGGTGTTCGGTGGCGAATACCTGTTGAAGAACAATCCCTACAAGGACACCAAGATACCCGTGGCGCAGTTCACGGCGGAGGGCGGCTATTACTTCAAGATACTGTCGGACGCCCGAAAGATTGTTTTCGTCTATGCCGGGGCTTCGGCTCTCGCCGGATATGAGGCGGTAAATTGGGGGAAGAAGGTGCTGCATGACGGCTCCACGCTGCACGACCGGGACGCCTTCATCTACGGCGGTGCGCTGACGCTCGATGTGGAGTGTTACGTGGCAGACCGTATCGCCCTGCTTGCCAACCTGCGGGAGCGTTGCCTTTGGGGTGGCGACACACGGAAGTTCCACACGCAGTTCGGGGTCGGTATCAAGTTCATCATCAACTGA
- a CDS encoding toprim domain-containing protein — MERTEIDAVRRMPLADFLARLGHEPVRRSGNELWYLAPYRGERTSSFRVNVAKQLWYDFGLGKGGDIFTLAGEFLQSDDFMKQAKFIAEAANMTVAGWEKPVYLSKPTESVFEDVEVAPLLRSLLTEYLEERGIPYAIASRHCCRLNYGVRGKRYFAVGFPNMAGGYEVRSRYFKGCIPPKSVSLVKANDIPADECLVFEGFMDFLSAVTLGVTGNADCLVLNSVANVEKAAGLLDGYGRIGCFLDRDEAGRRTLAALTMRYGERVTDRSSLYDGCKDLNEYLQLTTKKQKNNHLKIEEQ; from the coding sequence ATGGAAAGGACGGAAATAGATGCTGTCAGAAGGATGCCGCTTGCGGATTTTCTCGCACGGCTGGGGCATGAGCCTGTCAGAAGGAGCGGTAACGAGCTGTGGTATCTTGCCCCGTACAGGGGCGAGCGCACATCCTCTTTCCGTGTGAACGTGGCGAAACAGCTCTGGTACGACTTCGGTTTGGGCAAGGGCGGCGACATCTTCACGCTTGCCGGGGAGTTTCTGCAAAGCGATGACTTCATGAAGCAAGCGAAGTTCATAGCGGAAGCCGCCAATATGACGGTTGCCGGATGGGAAAAGCCCGTCTATCTCTCGAAGCCGACCGAATCCGTTTTTGAGGATGTGGAGGTCGCTCCGCTGCTCCGCTCACTGCTGACGGAGTATTTAGAGGAACGGGGCATCCCTTACGCCATCGCATCCCGTCACTGCTGCCGCTTGAACTACGGTGTGCGTGGGAAACGGTATTTTGCCGTTGGCTTTCCGAACATGGCAGGTGGCTATGAAGTCAGAAGCCGATATTTCAAGGGTTGCATACCTCCGAAGTCTGTATCACTGGTAAAGGCGAATGACATCCCGGCTGACGAGTGCCTCGTGTTCGAGGGCTTCATGGACTTTCTCTCTGCCGTGACGCTTGGTGTAACCGGTAACGCTGACTGTCTTGTGCTGAACTCAGTCGCCAACGTGGAGAAGGCGGCGGGATTGCTGGACGGATACGGGCGCATCGGCTGCTTCCTCGACCGTGACGAAGCCGGACGGCGGACGCTTGCCGCACTTACCATGCGATACGGGGAACGTGTCACCGACCGTTCCTCCCTCTATGACGGTTGCAAGGACTTGAACGAGTACCTGCAACTGACAACGAAAAAACAGAAAAACAACCATCTAAAAATCGAAGAACAATGA
- a CDS encoding DUF3872 domain-containing protein — MNILNNRNKRTSIFKAVALCLIAAMSFTLVSCDDDMDIQQSYPFTVEVMPVPNKVVKGQTVEIRCELKKEGDFSGTLYTIRYFQFEGEGSLKMDNGITFLPNDRYLLENEKFRLYYTAAGDEAHNFIVVVEDNFSNSYELEFDFNNRNVKDDDLTIVPIGNFSPLLK, encoded by the coding sequence ATGAACATACTGAACAACAGAAACAAGAGAACATCAATATTCAAGGCAGTGGCGTTATGCCTGATAGCCGCCATGTCATTCACCCTCGTGTCATGTGACGATGACATGGACATCCAGCAGTCCTATCCCTTCACGGTGGAGGTCATGCCCGTGCCGAACAAGGTAGTAAAGGGGCAGACAGTGGAAATCCGCTGTGAACTGAAAAAGGAGGGCGACTTTTCGGGTACGCTCTATACCATCCGCTATTTCCAGTTCGAGGGGGAAGGCTCGCTCAAAATGGATAACGGCATCACCTTCCTGCCTAACGACCGCTACCTGCTGGAGAACGAAAAATTCCGCCTGTACTACACGGCGGCGGGTGATGAGGCGCATAATTTCATCGTGGTGGTGGAGGATAACTTTAGCAACTCCTACGAACTGGAATTTGACTTCAACAACAGGAATGTAAAGGACGACGATCTTACCATCGTTCCCATCGGCAACTTCAGCCCCTTGTTGAAATGA
- a CDS encoding glycoside hydrolase family protein, translating to MMRVFMTMLCSLLTVCSVSAQISRQEGTDGQAAIYRLPLMERAFLCCRYFEGWHSEKHYPYVGWGHKLLPNEKYSARTMTKRDADELLRKDLRKFVAMFRKFGVDSILLGTLAYNVGPAKLLGSKTIPKSTLIKKLEAGDRNIYREYIAFCNYKGKRHAMLLKRRKAEFALLYIP from the coding sequence ATGATGCGTGTATTCATGACAATGCTCTGTTCACTTCTGACGGTCTGTTCTGTGTCCGCGCAGATCAGCCGCCAAGAGGGAACGGACGGGCAGGCGGCAATCTACCGACTGCCGCTTATGGAACGTGCTTTTTTATGCTGCCGCTACTTTGAAGGCTGGCACTCAGAAAAACACTACCCATACGTCGGTTGGGGTCACAAACTTTTGCCAAACGAGAAGTATTCGGCACGAACCATGACAAAACGGGATGCGGATGAACTTTTGCGGAAAGACCTGCGCAAATTTGTCGCCATGTTCCGTAAATTCGGGGTTGATTCGATTTTGCTTGGCACGTTAGCTTACAATGTGGGACCGGCGAAGCTGTTAGGCAGCAAAACAATCCCCAAAAGCACCTTAATCAAGAAGCTGGAAGCTGGTGACAGGAACATCTACCGTGAGTATATAGCCTTCTGCAACTACAAAGGAAAACGCCACGCCATGCTGCTCAAACGGAGAAAGGCGGAGTTTGCGCTGTTGTATATCCCATAA